The following proteins are co-located in the Anopheles cruzii unplaced genomic scaffold, idAnoCruzAS_RS32_06 scaffold03360_ctg1, whole genome shotgun sequence genome:
- the LOC128276993 gene encoding proteasome maturation protein-like produces MESSIKVAPKMPTTFNEFTGYMAPRDESCVAQLQSVHPLKQSEQNYAQHSHNLNMQMLRKREGLAAPLKLTMELKAVSKVGHLPFLPSTNVARDVLTGRDEMIEFSDIYNTEEHQEIMRQPHAVMEKTLGIH; encoded by the exons GAGTCTTCAATAAAAGTAGCGCCGAAAATGCCTACCACGTTCAACGAGTTTACGGGTTATATGGCACCGCGGGATGAAAGTTGTGTCGCTCAGCTGCAATCCGTACATCCGCTTAAGCAATCGGAGCAAAAT TACGCCCAACATTCTCACAACCTCAACATGCAGATGCTTCGTAAACGCGAAGGGCTGGCGGCCCCACTCAAACTGACGATGGAGCTGAAAGCGGTCTCGAAAGTCGGTCatcttccgttccttccgtcCACCAACGTGGCTCGGGACGTGCTGACTGGACGGGATGAAATGATCGAGTTTTCGGACATTTACAACACGGAAGAGCATCAAGAGATCATGCGTCAACCCCACGCAGTTATGGAGAAAACGTTGGGTATTCATTAA